In the genome of Streptomyces globosus, one region contains:
- a CDS encoding DegT/DnrJ/EryC1/StrS family aminotransferase, with translation MNRIPLVDLRAAHAEVAEEVRAGFDRVLADTAFIGGDEVRAFEREYAAFTGVAHCVGTANGTDALELALRAAGAGAGDEVVLPANTFIATAGAVARTGARPVLVDCLPDTLLIDPQAALDAVRAATRAVVPVHLYGQCAPAAELAAQLPAHARIVEDAAQCQGATRAGRPPGRGTIAATSFYPGKNLGAYGDAGAVVTDDADAADLVRALANHGGTAKYQHDVAGFNSRLDGLQAVVLRAKLARLAAGNEARRTAAARYDALLADLAESGRLTLPATAGGNVHVWHLYVVRVTGADRDAVVGKLNAEGIGAGVHYPAPVHLTPAFRHLGHGRGDFPHAELAAERMLSLPLFPQITAAQQQRVVDALTDALR, from the coding sequence ATGAACCGGATACCGCTCGTCGACCTCAGGGCCGCCCACGCCGAGGTCGCGGAGGAGGTCCGCGCCGGGTTCGACCGCGTCCTGGCCGACACCGCCTTCATCGGCGGGGACGAGGTCCGCGCCTTCGAGCGCGAGTACGCGGCCTTCACCGGCGTCGCGCACTGCGTCGGCACCGCCAACGGCACCGACGCCCTGGAACTGGCCCTGCGGGCCGCCGGAGCGGGCGCCGGCGACGAGGTCGTCCTGCCCGCCAACACCTTCATCGCCACCGCTGGCGCCGTCGCCCGCACCGGCGCCCGGCCCGTCCTCGTCGACTGCCTGCCCGACACCCTGCTGATCGACCCGCAGGCCGCCCTGGACGCGGTCCGCGCCGCCACCCGCGCCGTCGTCCCCGTCCACCTGTACGGCCAGTGCGCGCCCGCCGCCGAGCTCGCCGCGCAGCTCCCGGCGCACGCCCGGATCGTCGAGGACGCCGCCCAGTGCCAGGGCGCCACCCGGGCCGGGCGCCCGCCCGGCCGGGGCACGATTGCCGCGACCAGCTTCTACCCGGGCAAGAACCTCGGCGCGTACGGGGACGCCGGCGCCGTCGTCACCGACGACGCGGACGCCGCCGACCTGGTGCGGGCCCTCGCCAACCACGGCGGCACCGCCAAGTACCAGCACGACGTGGCCGGGTTCAACAGCCGCCTGGACGGCCTCCAGGCCGTCGTCCTGCGCGCGAAGCTCGCCCGGCTCGCCGCCGGCAACGAGGCCCGCCGTACCGCCGCCGCACGCTACGACGCGCTCCTCGCCGACCTCGCGGAGTCAGGGCGGCTCACCCTGCCCGCCACCGCCGGGGGCAACGTGCACGTCTGGCACCTGTACGTCGTCCGCGTCACCGGAGCGGACCGGGACGCCGTCGTCGGGAAGCTGAACGCGGAGGGCATCGGCGCCGGCGTGCACTACCCGGCACCCGTCCACCTCACCCCCGCCTTCCGGCACCTGGGCCACGGCCGGGGGGACTTCCCGCACGCCGAACTCGCCGCGGAGCGGATGCTCTCCCTCCCGCTCTTCCCGCAGATCACCGCCGCGCAACAGCAGCGGGTCGTGGACGCGCTCACCGACGCCCTGCGCTGA
- a CDS encoding DegT/DnrJ/EryC1/StrS family aminotransferase — MTAPERIPVMVPWLGEEEARAAADAVLSGWVAQGPRVADFERAFAERVGAEHGIAVSSCTTALHLALIALDLGPGDEVVVPSLSFIATANAVLYTGARPVFADVEEATGNLTPQTVDAVRTPRTKAVLAVHQGGVPADVHALRAACADWGTALVEDAACGIGATVGGKSVGQGALIAAWSFHPRKVITTGEGGMVTTDDAARAERLRRLREHGMSVSAAQRHASSRPVAESYLEVGYNYRMTDIQAAVGLVQLGRLDAVVARRRALAARYARLLAPIPGLRPVRDPAHGEGNFQSYWVLLAEDFPVGRDALLEALADAGISARRGIMAAHLEPAYAGHTAAPLPVTERISRNSLILPLFHTMTHAQQDRVAAVLHAQAGG; from the coding sequence GTGACCGCCCCCGAGCGCATCCCCGTCATGGTCCCCTGGCTCGGCGAGGAGGAGGCCCGCGCCGCCGCCGACGCCGTCCTCTCCGGCTGGGTCGCCCAGGGCCCCCGCGTCGCCGACTTCGAGCGCGCCTTCGCCGAGCGGGTCGGCGCCGAACACGGCATCGCCGTCAGCTCGTGCACCACCGCCCTGCACCTGGCGCTCATCGCGCTCGACCTCGGCCCCGGAGACGAGGTCGTCGTCCCCTCCCTGTCCTTCATCGCCACCGCCAACGCGGTCCTCTACACCGGCGCCCGCCCCGTCTTCGCCGACGTCGAGGAAGCCACCGGCAACCTGACCCCGCAGACCGTGGACGCCGTACGCACCCCGCGCACCAAGGCCGTCCTCGCCGTCCACCAGGGCGGCGTCCCCGCCGACGTCCACGCCCTGCGCGCCGCGTGCGCCGACTGGGGCACCGCCCTCGTCGAGGACGCCGCCTGCGGCATCGGCGCCACCGTCGGCGGCAAGTCCGTGGGGCAGGGCGCCCTGATCGCCGCCTGGTCCTTCCACCCCCGCAAGGTGATCACCACCGGCGAGGGCGGCATGGTCACCACCGACGACGCAGCCCGGGCCGAGCGCCTGCGCAGGCTCCGCGAACACGGCATGAGCGTCTCCGCCGCCCAGCGCCACGCCAGCAGCAGACCCGTCGCCGAGAGCTACCTGGAAGTCGGCTACAACTACCGGATGACCGACATCCAGGCCGCGGTCGGCCTGGTCCAGCTCGGCAGGCTCGACGCCGTCGTCGCCCGGCGCCGCGCCCTGGCCGCCCGCTACGCCCGGCTCCTCGCCCCGATCCCGGGCCTGCGCCCCGTCCGCGACCCCGCCCACGGCGAGGGCAACTTCCAGTCGTACTGGGTCCTGCTCGCCGAGGACTTCCCCGTCGGCCGCGACGCCCTCCTCGAAGCGCTCGCCGACGCCGGGATCTCGGCTCGGCGCGGCATCATGGCCGCCCACCTGGAGCCCGCGTACGCCGGGCACACGGCCGCACCGCTGCCCGTCACCGAGCGGATCAGCCGCAACTCGCTGATCCTCCCGCTCTTCCACACCATGACGCACGCACAGCAGGACCGCGTCGCGGCCGTCCTGCACGCGCAGGCGGGCGGATGA
- a CDS encoding NeuD/PglB/VioB family sugar acetyltransferase: protein MTAPATGDLLVVGAGGFARETAQAVRDAAAADLAAGRTPRWRLAGHLDDDPALHGTDVDGTPVLGGCDLVHGHPDAQVVVCAGSPRDQAVRARLVRRLALPDSRYATVVHPTAAVSASSAAGPGTVLLAHCVLTAAVRVGAHVAVMPHTVLTHDDTVADFATLASGVRLGGGVRIGRGAYVGAGALVREHTAVGAWSLTGMGSTVLGDVPPGEVWAGSPARRLRDAGPPALAELRRGEPRHAPGEASPPPHAPHTGRGPQTPMGSTHA, encoded by the coding sequence ATGACCGCCCCCGCCACCGGTGACCTGCTCGTCGTCGGCGCGGGCGGGTTCGCCCGCGAGACCGCCCAGGCCGTCCGCGACGCGGCCGCCGCCGACCTCGCCGCCGGCCGCACCCCGCGGTGGCGGCTCGCCGGGCACCTCGACGACGACCCCGCCCTGCACGGCACCGACGTCGACGGCACCCCCGTCCTCGGCGGCTGCGACCTCGTCCACGGCCACCCGGACGCGCAGGTCGTCGTCTGCGCCGGCAGCCCCCGCGACCAGGCAGTCCGGGCCCGCCTCGTACGGCGCCTCGCGCTGCCCGACAGCCGGTACGCGACGGTCGTCCACCCGACGGCCGCCGTCTCGGCGTCCTCGGCGGCCGGCCCCGGCACCGTCCTGCTCGCACACTGCGTGCTCACCGCGGCCGTCCGGGTCGGCGCCCACGTCGCGGTGATGCCGCACACCGTCCTCACCCACGACGACACCGTCGCCGACTTCGCCACGCTCGCCTCCGGGGTCCGCCTCGGCGGCGGCGTCCGCATCGGGCGGGGAGCGTACGTCGGCGCCGGCGCCCTCGTCCGCGAGCACACCGCGGTCGGCGCCTGGTCGCTGACCGGCATGGGGAGCACCGTCCTCGGCGACGTGCCGCCCGGCGAGGTATGGGCCGGCAGCCCGGCCCGCCGACTCCGCGACGCCGGCCCCCCGGCCCTCGCCGAGCTGCGCCGCGGGGAACCGCGGCACGCACCCGGCGAGGCGTCGCCGCCGCCGCACGCACCGCACACCGGCCGCGGGCCGCAGACACCGATGGGGAGCACACACGCATGA
- a CDS encoding NAD-dependent epimerase/dehydratase family protein: MSSVRGKRILVTGGAGTIGSHLVDLLVDNGARDVVVLDNFVRGRTENLARALPSGVVDVREGDIRDTAAVRKATEGADLVFHLAALRITQCAQEPRLANEVLVDGTFNVLEAAAAAGVSKVVASSSASVYGLAEEFPTTERHHPYNNDTFYGAAKAFNEGMLRSFHAMYGLDYVALRYFNVYGPRMDIHGLYTEVLIRWMERIAAGEPPLILGDGTQTMDFVDVRDIARANLLAAESDLTDEVFNIASGTETSLLELAAGLLEAMGAQGTAPEHGPARAVNGVTRRLADTSRAAERLGFTAAIDLRTGLRDLVDWWRTERAAAAAAQDGPEAGR, translated from the coding sequence TTGAGCAGCGTACGAGGCAAGAGGATCCTGGTCACCGGAGGAGCGGGCACCATCGGCTCGCACCTGGTCGACCTGCTGGTGGACAACGGGGCACGCGACGTCGTGGTCCTCGACAACTTCGTCCGGGGCCGCACCGAGAACCTGGCCCGAGCCCTGCCGAGCGGCGTCGTCGACGTCCGCGAGGGCGACATCCGCGACACGGCCGCCGTGCGCAAGGCGACCGAGGGCGCCGACCTGGTCTTCCACCTCGCCGCACTCAGGATCACCCAGTGCGCGCAGGAGCCGCGCCTGGCCAACGAGGTCCTGGTCGACGGCACCTTCAACGTCCTGGAGGCCGCCGCGGCCGCCGGCGTGTCCAAGGTCGTCGCCTCCTCCTCGGCCTCCGTCTACGGACTCGCCGAGGAGTTCCCCACCACCGAGCGCCACCACCCGTACAACAACGACACCTTCTACGGCGCCGCCAAGGCCTTCAACGAGGGCATGCTGCGCAGCTTCCACGCCATGTACGGCCTCGACTACGTCGCCCTGCGCTACTTCAACGTCTACGGCCCCCGCATGGACATCCACGGCCTGTACACCGAGGTGCTCATCCGGTGGATGGAGCGCATCGCCGCGGGGGAGCCGCCGCTGATCCTCGGCGACGGCACGCAGACCATGGACTTCGTCGACGTCCGGGACATCGCCCGCGCCAACCTGCTGGCCGCCGAATCGGACCTCACCGACGAGGTGTTCAACATCGCGAGCGGCACCGAGACGAGCCTCCTGGAGCTCGCCGCCGGCCTGCTGGAGGCCATGGGCGCCCAAGGCACCGCCCCCGAGCACGGCCCGGCCCGCGCCGTGAACGGCGTCACCCGCCGCCTCGCCGACACCTCGCGCGCCGCGGAACGCCTCGGCTTCACCGCCGCGATCGACCTGCGCACCGGCCTGCGGGACCTCGTCGACTGGTGGCGCACCGAACGCGCCGCCGCGGCCGCCGCCCAGGACGGGCCGGAGGCCGGCCGGTGA